The stretch of DNA GGGCGGCTGCTGCGGGCCTCCGGCTATGCCACGAAGCCCTTCGCCGCGCCCTCCGAGTTCCTCGCGCAGCTGTCCGGGGACACGCTGGGCTGCGCCGTGCTGGACCTGCGGATGCCGGGGCTGAACGGGCTGGAGCTGCAGCAGGTCATGGCGTCCAAGGGCTGCCACCTGCCTGTCATCTTCATCTCCGGCCACGGGGATGTGCCGGCCAGCGTCAGGGCCATGAGGGCCGGCGCCGTGGACTTCCTCCTGAAGCCCTTTGATGAGCAACAGCTGCTGGGAGCCATCTCCCAGGCCTTGCTCAAGGACGCGGCGGACCGCGCCTACCGCGCCGAGACAGCCGCGCTGCAGGCCCGTCATGCCGTCCTCACGCCCCGCGAGCGCGAGGTATGCGCGCTGGTGGCCCAGGGGCTGACCAACAAGGAGGTCGCCCAGCGGTTGGGCACCACCGAGAAGACCATCAAGGTGCACCGCGCCCGCGTCATCCAGAAGCTGGACGTGGACTCGGTGGCGGAGCTGGTGCGGTTCGTGGACCGGCTGGGCCAAGGCTGAGCCCGCGCTGTCGATGTGGCCGTGCTGGCATGACCGGGGACCTCCGCTGGCTGCTGGCCGTCTGGGCTTTTGCCCACCATGCCCGCAGGGCCACTTCATCCGTGTCGTCCTCGCGGAGCCCCGAATCTCCGCGGGTATGCAGACCACCGCGAAGGCCCAGCGTGTCTATGACGACGGCCGCGTCGTCGACCTCGACGCCTCCACTTCACCGCAATGGACCTCATCCGCTGGCCACCCATGAGCGGGCCCTCTCTTGAAATTCTACTGATTTCGTAGAATTGCAGCTACTCTGTTTGCGCGGGAGTCGATGGCAAAACGGAGAGGGACATGACTGAGCGGATGAGCGGCGCCGGACCGGCGGGCTCGCGGAGGCCTTTGGCCTGGGGCGTCCTGCCAGCCCTGCTGCTGGCACTTGGCACGGGTTGCTGGAGCGAGCTTGAGCAGGAGCCGGTGCTTCCGCTTGGGAGCGAACAAGACGCGCTGGTGGCGAGCACGAGCGGGATGATGAGCAGCCGCCGGTACCGGCACACGGCGACCAAGCTGCTCGATGGGCGGGTGCTGATTGCCGGCGGCACCTCGGGTGGGGCCATACTCGCCACCGCCGAGATTTATGATCCCGCGACGAAGTCGTTCACCGCGACGGGCTCGCTGGCGACGGCACGCCACCTCCACACCGCGGTCCTGCTCCCGGATGGCACCGTGCTCGTCGCAGGCGGCAGCAACGCCTCGCAGGTGCTCGCCACCGCGGAGCGCTTCCATCCCGCGAGCGGCACCTGGACGGCGGCGGGCACGATGGCGGAGGCCAGAACGTACCACGCGATGTCGCTCCTCCAGGACGGACGCGTGCTCGTCTCCGCGGGCCGTCATTGGAGTGCATCGCTGGCCACCGCGGAGCTCTTCAATCCCGCGACGAACACCTGGAGTGCGACGGGCCCTTTGTCGATGACGCGATATGACCACAGCGCGACCGTGCTGCCGAATGGCAAGGTCCTGGCCGCCGGGGGGTGGGGCCCGGCAAGCGCCACCGCGAGCGCGGAGCTGTACGACCCGGCCACAGGCACCTGGATGGCCACGGGCTCGATGCTCGACGCACGTGCGAGACACACCGCGACCCTGCTCCAGGACGGACGCGTCCTGGCCGTGGGCGACACGCGCCGGACGGAGCTCTACAATCCCGCGACGGGCTCGTGGACGGCGGCCGGCCTGCTGACAGACGGACGCTCGTCCCACGCCGCAGCGCGCCTGAGCGACGGAACGGTGCTGGTGGCGGGCGGTTGGAGCAAGATCCTGAGCGTCGAGCAGTTCTCTCCCGTGACAGGCACCTGGAGTGTCGTCGACTCCATCTGCACCCAGCGCCTCGAGCCCGCGTCCGTGGTGCTCGACGACGGCAGCGTCCTCTTCGCGGGAGGCTTCTACTTCAACGGGGCGGGCAGCCAGGTCATGATGTCGACCGCCACGATCTGGAGCGGTGGCCCGCCGGCGGTGTGTCCGAACCTCCCGTCCATCACCGCGGCCTATGACCCCTCCCTGCGGGTGCCGCGGTGCAGCCAGACCGGCAGCGCCTGCGTTTCTGGAGGGCTGCTCAATGGTCATGCGAACGTGGGCCCTGAGCCGAACGCGCCGAACGCGATCTCCTCCTCGTGCTCGGACAGCCTCTCCGGGACGTACCACGTGACCCCGTCGATCGACGCCATCCGCGTGTACACGGGGGATGGCTCCGCGCTCAGCGAGCGCCGTCCGGCCACCATCGAGGTGACGTACTGGGCTGCCGGGCCGTACGGCAAGATCGAGCTCTTCACCTCGGCCAGTGCCACCAGCCCGAACTGGGTCTGGCTCGGGACTTATTCACCGGAAGGCTCCGGGGCCCAGGTGCTCCGCAAGACGGTCGACCTGCCCGTGGGGCCGCTCCAGGCCGTGCGCGCGAAGCTCTACCAGTCGCAGAGCGTGACGGTACCGCCCCCCGCATGCACCTGGGGCGCGGACGATGTGGATGACCTGGTCTTCGCCGTGAGCGGAGATACGGAAGCGCTTCCGCCGGTGGTCTCGCTGAGTGGTCCTTCGTCCGGCTCGCGCCGGGGGGGAACGGTGCGGCTCCGGGCGGAGGTGGCCGCGGACCGCACCGTCTCCCGGGTCGAGTTCTATCGCGGCACCGTGTTGCTCGGGAGCGACACCACGGCACCGTATACCTTCGACTGGGATACGAAGACGGTGGCCAACGGGGCCCACAGCCTGACCGCGAAGGCCATCGACAACACCAACGCCTCGGGGACGAGCCAGACGGTCACCCTCACCGTCGACAATGCCCTCGGCGCGGCGAGCTACAGTTCCGGCCTCCGCGCCCCCTGGTGCAGCGCGGCCGGCGGGGGCTGTGACTCCGGCGCCTTGCTCGAAGGCCGTGGAACGGTGGGCCCCGAGTCCAATCAGCCGAACACCATCAACGGGAGCTGTCCGGACGGCACCAGCGGAACCTATGGCGTCGAGGAGTCGAACGAGGCCGTCCGCGTCTACACCTCGGAGGGGGGGACCCTGCGGGAGGGCAAGTTGGCCACCGTCGAGGTGGATGTCCGGCCGAACAAGCTGCAGTCGAACGGCCAGCTTGACCTCTACTACGTCGCGAGCGCGGGCAGCTCGAACTGGCAGCTGCTGGCGACCTTGACGCCTTCGGGCACTCAGCCGCAAGTGCTCTCCGCGAGCTACGTGCTCCCTGTGGGGACGCTGCAGGCGGTACGCGCGCGCTTCCGGTATGGAGGCTTGGCCTCACCGTGCGGCAGCGGCAGCTACATCGACCACGACGACCTGGTCTTCGCGGTCGCCTCGTCGGACACCCTCTCTCCGGTGGTGTCGCTCACCAGTCCCGCCCAGGGAGCGAGCCTGCAGGGCACGGCGGCGCTCACCGTCAACGCCTCCGACGAGCGAGGGGTCTCGCGTGTCGACTTCTATCGTGGGACGGCGCTCATCGGCAGCACCACCCTGGCGCCGTATTCGTATAGCTGGGATACACGGGCCGTGGCGAACGGCACGTACGGCTTGATCGCGCGCGCCTACGACGCGGCTGGCAACGTGGGCACCAGCGGGACGGTCAGCATCACCATCAACAATCCACCGTCCGTGGGGGCCACCTACGACGCGACGCTCCGCGCTCCGCGTTGCAGCGCCGTGGTGGCGCAGTGCTCGTCCGGGACCCTGCTCAACGGCCGTGCGAACCTCGGCCCCGAGCCAAACCAGCCGAACACGATCCATGGCTCGTGCCCGGACGTCTCGGGGGGAGGGTATCACTCCGACGAGTCACTGGATGCGCTCCGCGTCTACACGAACGACGGGACGCTCCTCTCCGCAGGAAAGACCGTGACGATCGAGGCCACCGTGTGGGCCTATTCCAGCTACGCGTCGGACAAGCTCGACCTGTATTACGCGGCGGATGCAAGTGCTCCGTCGTGGAACTACATCACGACGCTCACTCCTACCAAGGGGGGAGCGAATACGCTGACGGCCAGCTATGTGTTGCCCGCAGGTCCCCTGCAGGCGATCCGCGGGCACTTCCGCTACGGTGGGGTCGCGAGTATCTGCGGCACCAGCGGCTTGGATGATCACGATGACCTGATCTTCGCCGTCCAGTGAGCATGGCCATGAAACGTACAGGCCTTGCGCTGATGCTGGTGACGTTGGGTGGGGCCGGGGCATGCCGTGCCCATCAGGAAGACGGCATCCCGGCCGCCATGGCCTGCGTGGATGATGCGTGGGAGGACGACGACACGCTGGAGCAGGCGAAGTCCACCCCCCCGCTCTCCCATATCTACAACCATGGGCCCTTGGTGCTGGAGGGAAGGGTGGCGTGCCCCGGCGATGCGGACTGGATTCAGGCCTGGGTGGACTGCTGTCACCCAGCGGGTGCCGTCGTGCGCTGGGATGCTTCACGGGGCCCCCTGGAGGTGGAGCTCCTGGATTCCAGTGGCCATCCCATCCCGCTGAGCGGCCCCGGAGACACCGTCCAACGCCAACCGGGGGAGATCCGCCTGCTTCGGGCCGAGCTTCAAAGCGGCTTCTTCGTCCGGGTTCGTGCCGGGGGCGCGGCAGCGGTGCCGTACACCGTCAGCCTGACCGCGCCCGTGTTCGTCCATCGGATGCCTGAGGACCTCGTCGAGCCCTCGGCAGCCCGCGCTCTGGCTCAAGGGCGCAGAGGGGGCCCCATCGGGTGCCTGTGAGCCCTTGCGAGCGGCCCGCTGTGCAGGGGAGGGGAGCGTCATCAAGGTAGGTATGAGGGCCCGTCCTCGAGAGGTGGGTGTCATGTCGAATCCCCGGCTGCCTTCTCCCCGTACCATCGCGGACGCGCTGCTTGCCGGAGACAACGCGGCCGTTTTCGATGCCGCGAGCCGCTACATGAGCTTCGGAGGTGCCCCGTTCCTCGTGGACGCGCTTGCCTGTCCCGTCATGGAGGAGGTGGGGGCGCGCTGGCATGCTGGCACTGCATCCGTGGCGGACGAACACGCCGCCTCGGAGCTGTTGCGTGAGCTTTTCTCAACCCTGCTGCCTGGCCTGGCGTGGCATCAGGGGGGCCCCAAGGCTGTCGTTACCTGCGCTCCTGGCGAGCAGCACCTGCTGGGGGCCAAGCTCATTTCCCAGGTCTTGGCGCTCGACGGCTGGCACGTGCGGTTTCTCGGCGCGAACACCCCCGCCAAGGACCTCGCCCTGTTCGTCGCCCGCGAGCACCCGGTCCTCGTGGGGCTCTCGGTCACCATGGCCGACCACGTTCACGCCGCGCACACCGCGCTCGAGTTGATACACCGCAGGGCACCCGATGTCCGTCTCGTGGCGGGCGGGAGCGCGGCATGGGCGCTGAAGCCTGCCGGGCGAGAGGCGTGGACCGTGCTCTCCTCCACCCAGGAACTCTTATGGCTGACGCGCGGCGGCACTGGCGGACACATCGGCCTCCGCTAACCGGAGGCTCATCCCCCGGAGGGGAGGTGCGACGCCTCTCCCAGGGAGGGCCGCTGCGGCTGGGAATCCATCGGCAGGACGACGATGAAGGTCGAGCCCTTCCCTGGCTGACTGCGCACGACGATGGTCCCCCCGTGGGCCTCGACGATCTGCCGCGCGACATACAACCCAAGCCCCATTCCCCCGTAGCGCTTGGGAGAGACCGCCCGCTCGAAGCGCTCGAAGATGCGGCTTGTGTCCGCGGGCACCAGGCCGATCCCCTGGTCCTGGACGAACAGGCGCGCGACCCCCTGCTTTTCTTCCACGGACACGTCGATGGGGTGCCCGGCCCCGTACTTGATTGCATTCGAGATGAGACTGGAGAGCACCTGCTCCAGCCTCAGCCGGTCCCACACGCCTCGAACCTGTCCAGGGATATGGGCTTCCAGCTGGCACCCCGCTCCCTCCGCCTCTTCCTGGAAGCGGTCCGTCACCTCGGTGGCCAGTGCGGACAGATCCATGTCCTCCAGCAACAGGCCCAGCCGTCCGGTCGCGATGCGCGACACATCCAGCAGGCGGTCCACGAGCTGGATCAGGCGCTGCACCTGGGCCGTGGACCGTTCGAGGTGCCGCATCACCCGGGGGTCGTCGAGCCCGGCCGCCACCACGCTGCGGCGGAGCGTCTCCAGCTGTAGCTTCAGGGGGGTCAGGGGCGTGCGAAGCTCGTGGGCGGCAATGGAGAGAAATTCGTCCCGTGATTTGACTCCCTCCCGCTCCTTCTGGAGCAGCGGCTCGAGCTCGCGTGCGGCCTGGAGCTCCACCTGGGCCATCACACAGGCGGCGAGATCCTCGAGGATGCTCGCCTCGCGGTCCGTCCAGCGGCGCGGGACTGTATCCAGAACGCAGAGTGTCCCCACGGCATGGCCGCCGGAGCCGATGAGCGGAGCGCCTGCATAGGCAATCGCTCCCAAGGTCTCCAGGGCCAGGCACTCGCGGAGCAGGGGGTGCTGACGGGTATCCTCAACGAGCAAGAGCGCTCCCTTGGCCATCGTGTGTTGACACACCGAGTGCGACAGCGGCATCGCGCGTTGTCGCAGCCACGGCTCGGGCAGGCCAAGACAGCTCTTACAGAAGAGGCGCTCTTCAGCCAGAAAGTTCACCATCCCCATGGGGGCGTGGAGACAGTGACACGCCAGCCGGGTGAGGCGGTCGAACGCCTCCTCCGCTGGGTTGTCCACGAGCCTCGTCTGGCGAGGATCCTCCAGGCGTTCCTGCGAGCGAAAGAGGCTCTGCACGTCGGCGCTCTCACCCATGGCCAGTCCTCTGGCTGCACACCCTCACACCGCTTGACTGGAGGAGGTGTGCCACCGTTGATGTAGACATGCGCAGACACTGGCGCGCAGGCGAGGAGCAGGCAGCCACGGGCTTCGCTGCCTCTCCGTGAATAGGCGCGAAACTACCGGTCGCCCGTCCAGTTGTTGCCGCCGCCGTCCTTGAACGAGAACGTCCCGGTGGAGACCTCGTCCTTCAAGAACAGGTTTCCAGAATTTGCCCGGGCGCCGCCGATGCTCGAGTTCTTGAGGATAATCGAACCCGTGGTGGGCATCCTCCCGCTGAGCGGGCTGGGCGGGGCCTTGTGCGAGTCATTGGCCACCATGCCAACATCGCCGGACTGCTCCAGGGTGATGTGGACGCCGTCAAACTCGGTGTCCTCGATCCGCTGCCCTTGCGTGGTCTGAACCAGGACCCCGTAGTGAACCGGGTCGATGATGTCGACGTCCTTCAACCGGATGCCCTGGAAGCGGATCGGCGAGTACGGCTCGGCCGGGGAGTAGGGGTTGGCGGCGAACAGCCACACCGCGCCCCACTTCAGCCGCTTCGCCTCGTCTCCATGCACGCCGTCGTCGTCCCACCACATGCGGCCTCCGCAGCGCTCCACCGTCATGTTCTCCACGGTGGTGAGCCCGGCGAACTCGTGCTGGGGCGCGAACTCGTTGTCCACGGTGATGCCCGGGTAGCGCAGGGTGTCGTAGACCACCGAGTCCTTGATGACGTTGTCGTGGCCGCCGTAGACCGCGAAGCCGGCGGCCCGCCAGATGAGGCCCGCCGTGCAGCGCTCGATGACGTTGCCCTGGTTGGGGCCCTCGGGCTGCTTGACCCAGGGCGTGCTGCCAATGGGCGCCTTGTCCCAGGTGATGGCGGACCACATGGCGAAGGCGTCATCGCCGGTGTTTCGCGCCGTGGAGTTCACGATGCGCGAGTTGGTGGTGCCGTTGCAGAGGTTGATGCCGTCCGCAAGGGTGTTGCGGAACCGGCAGTCCTCCCACAGCAGGTTGTTGCCGCCCTCGACCCAGCCGCCCACGATCATCCGCTCGATCCAGAGCCGCTTGAAGGACGCGTTGTTGTGCATGTAGCGGTCGAAGGCGCGGCCGATCCCGTCGTAGCTGTCCCACGGCCAGTTGCCGATGGCCGCCGCCTCCTTGTTGTAGCGGGCCGCCCGGTTGCGCCAGCTTCCGAAGATGGCGAAGTCCTGGAAGGTGATGTTGTCGCCGCTCAGGCGGAACCCGAACTCGTAGTTGTAGCCCACCTGCTCGGGAGGAGGCGGCACGAAGCGCGTGTGCCACATGCCGGCGCCCTGAACGGTCAGGCCGGCGGGAACGTAGACCTTGGGGCGCGCCGGATCCTCGTGCGACATCACGTAATCGCCCGGCGGGAGGAAGATGCCAGGCTTGCCGCCGTTCACGGCGTCCTGAAGGGCCTGCACCACCGCGGCTTCGGTGCGCTGGCTCACGACGACGTAATCCGCGGGGGTGGGGAGGGGCGTCGGCACGAGCTCCAGGTCCATGAAGTCGAGGGTGACGGGGAGGGTCGCGGAAGCATCTGGCGAGACGAGCTTCACCACATCGCCCTTGCGGATGGTGGCCTGGCCGTCGGCCGCCAGCAGCACGTGCGCCTCGTCGTAGATGTGGTGCGCGGAGCTCCAGGGCAGCTGCAGGCCAAAACCCACGTCGTTGGGGCTCGGGGTCTGGGGGAGCTCGTCCACCTGCTGGCGCGGCAGGGCGTTGTGCGTCTCGGTGTTGTTCGGACCGGTATAGAGCCAGGCGAAGTCCGAGTTCACCGTGAGCGTGGCCACCTTCGCGTCATTCACGTAGACATCCAGGTGGGCCTCCTTCTCGTCCGGCACGCTGTAGCGCACCACGACGGCGTTGGCCTCCACGCGGCTCGTCCACGTGACGGCGGCGGTGGGTCCATGCAGGGTCACCGCCTTGCGGCCCGAGGCTTCGCCGGAGAGCGTTCCTTCCAGCCACGGGCCGCTGGTGGTCTGCTCGAGGGTGGCGCCACCGGAGTAATCGCCCGCCTCGGCTTCGTACGCGTCCCAGGGGACGGTGGCGCCGCGGGGGACGGGGGAGCCGCTGGGGGGGGCGCTGGGGTCATCGCTGCAAGCCGCGAGCAGAAGGCACACGCAGGCCGATACGAGGATCGGACGAATCATCGTTTGCTGGCTCCTATACTTCGAAACAGGAAGTCTCGAAGTATAGGAGGAGTGCGAACTCAGGAGCAGTCGGATTCGCGCGCGCCGATGTCCGGCCCCCGGCCACAGTAGGTAGCGCCCACGGCCTGGCCCGCGTCCCGTGCCGGAGACGTGGTGGAGAGCCAGAAGTCCTCGGGGGCTCCGCTCAGGAACGCGGGGTTCTTGTCCAGGGAGTGCGCGTCCCAGCCGGTGGCCGAGCGCCAGGCGGTGAGGTTCAGGTAGCTGCCGTCCTTGCGCAACACGGCCGCGCCCTTGAGCGAGGCGTACAGGTTGCCATCGAAGGAGGTGTCCTGGAGGGTGGTGCCCAGCCGCACCGCCGCGCCCGAGCACGCGCCGAGGATGTTGTTTCGCACCCGCACGCCCTGGCTGGGCCCGCTCACGCCGTTGCCCACGATGAGGCCGTAGGCGGGCATGTTCCACACGGTGTTGTGGTCCACCTTCACGTCGATGGCCGTGTCCACGCGGATGCCCGAGCCGTCGTTGCCGTCCGCGTTGTAGCCGTCGAACACGCGGTTGCGCCGCAGCACGATGCGGGTGGGGGGCGCGCCCTCGCGGATGCCGCCGATCTGGATGCCCCGGCCGTTGCCGCGCACCTCGTTGTCCTCGAGCGTGACGTCGAGCGCGGACAGGTGCACCACCACGCCCTCTCCCGCCGACGAGGGGGTGCGGAGGTGGCCCCAGATGCGGTTGCCCCGGAGCGTCACGCGGGTGCACGTCTTGATGTCCACGCCGTTCTCCCGGTTCTCGTGCAAGTCATTGTCCTCGACGAGCAGGTTGTCGAAGGGCGTGCCCGGCTCGGTGGAGCCGCCCTCGGGCCCCAGGCACTGCACCCCGTCCCCGGAGTTGTGGTGGATGTCGTTGGCGCGGACGATGACGTTCTTGGAGTTGGTCTGCACACAGACGCCGTGGCTGTCATCATCGCCCGCGCGCCGGAAGTTGCTGATGCTGTTGCCCTCGATGAGCACGTCATGGGCCTGCTGGGCGACGTAAGCGCCCGCGCCATCGGTGCCGTTCTTGAGCGTGCTGGCGCGCAGGATGCCGTGGTGCGCGCCCACGCCGCGCCAGATGGCCGCGAAGGCCTTGTCTCCCGCCGCGTCGAGGGTGAGCCCCTCGACGTGCCAGTACGCCCCGCGCACGTCCAGCAGGGCCGTGCGGCTGCCCGTGCCGCCCTTGAAGATGGGGCTGGCGCCCGGCGCGGCCTTGAGCGTGAGGGGGGCGCTGGCCGAGCCGCCCTTCTCCTCGAGCCGCAGCCGCTCGGAGTAGGTGCCGGACTTGAGGAAGATGGCCTCACCCGGCTTCACCTGCGACAGCGCCTTGGCCACGGTCCGGAATGGGGCCACCTCCGTGCCCGCGGCGGTGTCCTGGCCCGAAGGGGAGACCCAGAGGATGCGGGAGAATGTCGGCGTGGCCGCGACGGCGGACCAGGCGTGTTCCGGGGCGAAGTGCTGCTCATCGGCGGCAGCAAGAACACCGGCCGAGGAAACCAAGACACCCACCAGGGCCATGGGCGAAATGGCCTTCAGCAAAGGACTCCGACGCATCCACACTCCTTGTGTGAGCCCCGCTTGGGGCGGGGGACAGGGGATGGGGCGCCGGACAGTTGGTTGGCGGAGATCATTCCTCCTGCCCGCCGCTTCGGCCGCCTGGCCGTTCGCAACAGGAGCGAGCAGGACATATGATTTCAGAGGCTTGGCGGAAGCTTGCGGCTCTGCACAGACGGCAGCAGGGAGGGGCCTTGGCCCCTCGGCCGCCGTCCAGAAGGCGCTTTACGGGCAGTACTCCATGTCCGAGCGGCACACCCCGTCGCCGCAGCGGCACGATCTGCCGCCGGGGCAGTTGTTACAGGGATCGTACGGGTCCGGGTCCGGCGGGGGGCACGCCCAGTACACGTACTTGCCGACCGTCCTGCTGGGGGTGGACCCGCAGGTGGTCCGGTTGCCATTGCTGTCGATGACCATGGGCCACGCATTCACCTGGAAGTAATGCGTGCCGCAGGGGATCCCCATGGTGCTGAAATACCAGGCGCCCGCGTTGCCGGGGCGCTCGTCGAAGGCGTACCGGATGCCATCGACGTAGTAGTCCAACCGCACCGCGTTGGAGAACTGGGACACCGCCCAGTAGCCCACGCCCGAGACCTCGTTCACGTACATGGTGGCGTCCGAGAGGGTCAGACTGCTGACGCTCAGGCCCGCGCACAGGGACGATTCTTGAGTGCCCAGGGACTCCTCGGCCGAAGCCGCGTCTGCTTCGAGGTGAGTGCCACCACAGGCCATGAGCAGCGCTCCGGACATCAATGCCCAGAGCGAAGTGCAGATCGATTTTCGAAGCATTTCAGTTCCTTTGCGAGTTCAGCGGAGAACAATTATAGACTGTTTTTCCGGTATTTCAAGATTGGCATTTGGCCTGCGTATGCCGGATTTCTGGATAGGGTGAGGGCATGCCGCGCCCCCCCGTGTCCGCTGAACGCCCGCGCCGTTTCCATGCTGAGCCGCTGGTCCACATCCTGCGCTACCTGGAGACGGCGCTGGGTTCGGGCCCCGTGTCCATCGAGGTGCCGGACCCGGACCTGGGGCCGGGGCGCTACGCCGGAGAGCGGGTGGGGCCCGAGGGCGGTTGGGTTCACCGGCCGCTGCGGAATTGGTGTGATTTGGCCGAAGGGTTGTCCTGCCGTCTGCGCACACCCCGCGCGGCCGGGGACACGCACGTGGTGCTCACCTTCGAGCCCCTGGGGGCCGAGGCGCCGTGGCACGCGGGCAGCGGGGAGGCCGCGCGCTCGGGGCCTCCCGAGGAACGGTATGGCGCCGCATCCGCCTTCGCCCGGGTGCGGAAGTTCGAGGACGCGGGCTTCCTGCTGCCGTGGCGGGAGGCGGCGGGCCGGCTGAGATTGCCTCCGGGGGCGCGGGTGCTGGACCTGGGGGTCAACCGGGGGGATGAGCTGGCCGCGTTCGAGTGGGCGACGGGGGCACAAGCGGTCCGCTTCGTTGGCGTGGACCACAGTGCCAGCGCGCTTGCCGAGGCCCGGGGGGCCTTTCCGGACGCGCGCCATTCGTTCGTGCAGGCGGACTTGAATGCGCTCCCGGCGGGGTTGGGCCGCTTCGATGCGGTGGTGTCCGTGGGCACACTGCAAAGCCCGGGCGTGGACGACCGGGCCCTGTTGCGAAGGCTCGTGCAGGAGCACCTGGAACCCCGGGCCGCGATGGTGCTGGGCTTTCCCAACTCCCGCTTCCGGGATGGAGAGGCCCTGTATGGCGCGCGCGTGCGCAACCTGACCGAGCCGGACCTGTCGCTGCTGGTGAAGGATCTGTCCTTCTACCGCCGCTACCTGCACCAGCACGGCTTCCGCACGTTCCTGGGCGGAAAGTACGACCTGCTCCTCACGGCGGTCCGCGGACAGCCGTCAGATGCCCGGGACGAGGCGGAGCCGCCCCAGGACTGAGGGTTCACGCACGGGGCTCGTCTTCGAAGCGCATCGTGCCGTCCGGCGCCACGGAACAGGCCCGGACGGCGGTCACGGCGGAGATGGCCAGGGGCGCATAGAGGTGCGGGAACAGATCGCCGCCGCGAGATGGCTCCCAGCGCAGGGCGTCGCCCAGGCCTTCGAGCGGGACCGTCAGCAGGAGAAGGTTGCCGCGGCCGGCGTAGTGGCGCCGAGCGGTCTCGGCCAGTTGAAGGGCGGTCGACATGTGGATGTAGCCATCGGCCCGGTCCACCGCCGAGCCGGTGTAGACGCCCTGGGCCCGGGCGGCCTCCCATTCGCTGGCGTCAACGAGTTTGAAGGCTTCGGTGGGCCGGGTCATGTGCCGGCCCTCCGTGCGGGGAAGAGGCATTCGTGCATCCGGTCACCCTACTGGACAAGGTGGTTCATTGGACTTGGGTCCAGGGTGCCGGCATGTCTGGCGGCACGCCGCACAGGCGGATTCTCCGGCCGTCTGTGCATTGAGTGTCCGATACCTACCATGAGGGAGTTCCAACCATCGGGAGAACACGTGATGAGAGACTTCAAGGCGGCGGTCGTTGGCTCGTTGGCGGCGGCACTTCTCTGGGCTCCGGTTTCCCTGGCCCAGTCCACGTCATCTACCTCGACCGCAACGGGGGGCACGGACACGGCTCAATCCGGGAGCGTGACGGGCACTTCCGGGCAGGGCGGCTCAGGCTCCGCGGGGGATTTCGGGAGCTCGGGAACGGATGTGGGGGCCAGCGACTCGGGCGTGATGGGAACGGGCGGTTCGGGCAGTGCCGGGAGCGTGGACGGCCAGGACAGCACGGGGACCGGGAATAACAGCGTGGGCACCGGCGGCAGCAGCACGGGCACGGGAGGGAGCGACCTGGGGAGCACCGGCACGGGTGGCACTGGAACGGGCAGCGACCTGGGCAACACCGGCACGGGTGGGGCTGGAACGGGCACCGGCCTGGACAGCACGGGCAGCGACCTGGGCAACACCGGCACGGGAGATGACCTGGGCGGCACCGGCGGGGCCGGCACGACTGGCACGGGCACCGGCGGCGATCTGGGGAGCACCGGCACGGAGGGCGACCTGAGCGGCACCGGGACGGGCTCGAACACCGCCACGGATCCTGGCACGGGAAGCGGGACCAGCACGGGGAACCTGGGCGGCAGCACGGGCCGCTAGGGTTGAAGCATGCGCCCACCCCGGGCCGCTGACCCGGGCGCGGCTCAGGCCCGGCGCAACGTGATGACCGCGAGCTCCGCCGGCGCGCCCAGCCGCGCCGGGGGGCCCGTGGTTCCAGCCCCCCGGTTCACATAGAGCCAGGAGCGGCCTTGCCGGTACAACCCCG from Stigmatella aurantiaca encodes:
- a CDS encoding DUF952 domain-containing protein, which produces MPLPRTEGRHMTRPTEAFKLVDASEWEAARAQGVYTGSAVDRADGYIHMSTALQLAETARRHYAGRGNLLLLTVPLEGLGDALRWEPSRGGDLFPHLYAPLAISAVTAVRACSVAPDGTMRFEDEPRA
- a CDS encoding secreted glycosyl hydrolase; this translates as MIRPILVSACVCLLLAACSDDPSAPPSGSPVPRGATVPWDAYEAEAGDYSGGATLEQTTSGPWLEGTLSGEASGRKAVTLHGPTAAVTWTSRVEANAVVVRYSVPDEKEAHLDVYVNDAKVATLTVNSDFAWLYTGPNNTETHNALPRQQVDELPQTPSPNDVGFGLQLPWSSAHHIYDEAHVLLAADGQATIRKGDVVKLVSPDASATLPVTLDFMDLELVPTPLPTPADYVVVSQRTEAAVVQALQDAVNGGKPGIFLPPGDYVMSHEDPARPKVYVPAGLTVQGAGMWHTRFVPPPPEQVGYNYEFGFRLSGDNITFQDFAIFGSWRNRAARYNKEAAAIGNWPWDSYDGIGRAFDRYMHNNASFKRLWIERMIVGGWVEGGNNLLWEDCRFRNTLADGINLCNGTTNSRIVNSTARNTGDDAFAMWSAITWDKAPIGSTPWVKQPEGPNQGNVIERCTAGLIWRAAGFAVYGGHDNVIKDSVVYDTLRYPGITVDNEFAPQHEFAGLTTVENMTVERCGGRMWWDDDGVHGDEAKRLKWGAVWLFAANPYSPAEPYSPIRFQGIRLKDVDIIDPVHYGVLVQTTQGQRIEDTEFDGVHITLEQSGDVGMVANDSHKAPPSPLSGRMPTTGSIILKNSSIGGARANSGNLFLKDEVSTGTFSFKDGGGNNWTGDR
- a CDS encoding right-handed parallel beta-helix repeat-containing protein, translating into MRRSPLLKAISPMALVGVLVSSAGVLAAADEQHFAPEHAWSAVAATPTFSRILWVSPSGQDTAAGTEVAPFRTVAKALSQVKPGEAIFLKSGTYSERLRLEEKGGSASAPLTLKAAPGASPIFKGGTGSRTALLDVRGAYWHVEGLTLDAAGDKAFAAIWRGVGAHHGILRASTLKNGTDGAGAYVAQQAHDVLIEGNSISNFRRAGDDDSHGVCVQTNSKNVIVRANDIHHNSGDGVQCLGPEGGSTEPGTPFDNLLVEDNDLHENRENGVDIKTCTRVTLRGNRIWGHLRTPSSAGEGVVVHLSALDVTLEDNEVRGNGRGIQIGGIREGAPPTRIVLRRNRVFDGYNADGNDGSGIRVDTAIDVKVDHNTVWNMPAYGLIVGNGVSGPSQGVRVRNNILGACSGAAVRLGTTLQDTSFDGNLYASLKGAAVLRKDGSYLNLTAWRSATGWDAHSLDKNPAFLSGAPEDFWLSTTSPARDAGQAVGATYCGRGPDIGARESDCS
- a CDS encoding class I SAM-dependent methyltransferase codes for the protein MPRPPVSAERPRRFHAEPLVHILRYLETALGSGPVSIEVPDPDLGPGRYAGERVGPEGGWVHRPLRNWCDLAEGLSCRLRTPRAAGDTHVVLTFEPLGAEAPWHAGSGEAARSGPPEERYGAASAFARVRKFEDAGFLLPWREAAGRLRLPPGARVLDLGVNRGDELAAFEWATGAQAVRFVGVDHSASALAEARGAFPDARHSFVQADLNALPAGLGRFDAVVSVGTLQSPGVDDRALLRRLVQEHLEPRAAMVLGFPNSRFRDGEALYGARVRNLTEPDLSLLVKDLSFYRRYLHQHGFRTFLGGKYDLLLTAVRGQPSDARDEAEPPQD